In one Lycium barbarum isolate Lr01 chromosome 7, ASM1917538v2, whole genome shotgun sequence genomic region, the following are encoded:
- the LOC132604050 gene encoding CSC1-like protein RXW8 — protein MKLSALLTSAGVNITVCVVLFTLYSLLRKQPTFVHVYFSQRFAQVRTRQLSGFNFERFVPSPSWILKAWKASDEEIIAAGGLDGFVFVRMIVFSFRIFSIVTTLGLFLVLPLNYFGQDIRRQQIPAESLEVFTIVNVEPGSRWFWVHCLALYIISFSSCLLLYLEYKSISRKRLEYLTSSAPHPSYFTVLVRAIPKSDEESYSHTVKKFFMNYYASSYLSHQIVYRSGAVQKLLTGAEEVLEALNTTPEELLRESDLMKCSLCGGTTREHDSDEGRVNLDGSDLGKKESGAALVFFRNRYAALVASQGLQSPNPMSWVTNLAPEPDDVYWSNICVPYRLLWIRKIALLVASILFVAFFLAPVSLTQSLVHLDKLHKNFPFLSGILKWPGVSELVTGYLPSVVLILFSYIVPPLMMLFSKLEGSISRSGRKRSACIKVLCFFIWNVFFGNILSGTVIERFNEIIKNVNHLLSTAVPSTATFFMTYVLTSGWASLSVELLQPFGLICGLFSRFILRNKDASSHGTLTFPYHTEVPRILLFGLFGFAYAILAPLMLPLLVVYFAIAYLVYRNQILNVYVTKYQTGGTYWPIVHNTTIFSMVLMQIIASAVLGFKRSPSASSSAIPLIICTLLFHEYCRQRFEPLFKYTPAQTLIEMDRQDEEESGRMEKMHQRLTSAYSQQQFKATALKLGKAVPENDEENMSIHKVHDIEDINPGKSPSHLPSPRASLENGSPPHLPSPRASLENRSPPHLPSSHTSLDKSPPRLPLSHTSLEMKSPPHLPSSRTPLESKSPHLPSPHTSMDIKRPLLPSPHDQSSEIKSPPHLASSCTDVEIKSPLLPSPHDQSSEIENPPRLSSSCTSVEIEEPDGK, from the exons ATGAAGCTATCTGCACTCTTGACTTCTGCTGGAGTCAATATTACAGTCTGTGTGGTGCTGTTCACTTTGTATTCCTTATTGAGGAAACAACCAACTTTTGTACATGTCTACTTCAGCCAGAGATTTGCTCAAGTACGAACAAGACAGCTCAGTGGCTTTAACTTTGAGCGATTTGTTCCTTCTCCTAGTTGGATCTTGAAGGCATGGAAAGCATCTGATGAAGAAATAATTGCTGCCGGGGGCTTGGATGGATTCGTGTTTGTGCGTATGATTGTTTTCAG TTTCCGAATATTCTCCATTGTAACTACTCTAGGCCTTTTCCTCGTGCTGCCTCTTAATTACTTTGGTCAAGATATAAGACGTCAGCAAATTCCAGCCGAGTCGTTGGAGGTATTCACCATTGTGAATGTTGAGCCAGGGTCAAGATG GTTCTGGGTTCACTGCCTTGCACTGTATATCATATCCTTCTCTTCTTGTCTTCTTCTTTACTTG GAGTACAAAAGTATCTCAAGGAAGCGGCTGGAATATCTCACTTCATCAGCTCCCCACCCAAGTTACTTCACTGTTCTGGTCCGTGCCATCCCAAAGTCTGATGAAGAATCATACAGTCATACAGTTAAAAAGTTCTTCATGAATTACTACGCATCAAGTTATCTATCTCATCAAATTGTTTATCGGTCTGGCGCTGTTCAGAAACTGCTG ACTGGAGCAGAGGAGGTGTTGGAGGCTCTTAACACAACCCCAGAGGAACTTCTCCGTGAATCAGATTTAATGAAATGTAGCCTTTGTGGAGGAACTACTCgggagcatgatagtgatgaagGAAGAGTTAATCTTGATGGTTCAGATTTGGGAAAAAAG GAGTCTGGAGCTGCTTTAGTTTTTTTCAGGAATCGGTATGCTGCTTTAGTTGCTTCACAAGGTCTTCAGTCTCCGAATCCCATGTCATGGGTTACAAATCTTGCTCCAGAACCAGATGATGTGTACTGGTCGAACATTTGTGTTCCTTACAGGCTCCTTTGGATTCGTAAAATTGCTCTTCTAGTGGCCTCTATTCTTTTCGTGGCTTTTTTCCTTGCGCCAGTTTCACTCACACAAAGTCTCGTTCACCTCGACAAGCTGCACAAGAATTTTCCATTTCTCAGTGGAATTTTAAAGTG GCCAGGAGTGAGTGAGCTTGTCACAGGATATCTACCAAGTgttgtattaattttattttCCTACATAGTTCCTCCATTAATGATGCTGTTTTCTAAACTGGAGGGGTCTATCTCTCGTAGTGGAAGGAAGAGGAGTGCATGCATAAAAGTTCTATGCTTCTTCATCTGGAATGTTTTCTTTGGTAACATTCTCTCAGGGACTGTTATTGAGAGATTTAACGAAATCATTAAGAATGTAAACCATCTACTTTCAACGGCTGTGCCATCAACG GCCACCTTCTTTATGACTTATGTTTTGACATCAGGCTGGGCAAGTCTGTCGGTTGAACTCTTACAACCATTTGGTCTCATCTGCGGATTGTTCTCCAGGTTTATTCTCAGAAACAAGGATGCATCATCTCATGGAACACTGACTTTTCCATATCATACAGAAGTTCCAAGGATTCTCCTATTTGGTCTCTTTGGTTTTGCATATGCCATATTGGCACCTTTAATGCTGCCACTCTTGGTGGTTTATTTTGCCATTGCCTACCTTGTCTATCGTAATCAG ATCCTCAATGTATATGTGACAAAATATCAAACTGGTGGAACCTATTGGCCTATTGTGCACAACACAACAATTTTCTCAATGGTGCTGATGCAAATTATAGCTTCGGCAGTCCTTGGATTTAAAAGATCTCCATCGGCATCAAGCTCCGCTATTCCATTGATAATCTGTACACTCCTCTTCCACGAGTACTGCAGGCAAAGGTTTGAACCATTATTCAAGTACACTCCTGCTCAG ACCCTCATTGAGATGGATAGGCAGGACGAGGAGGAAAGTGGGAGGATGGAAAAGATGCATCAACGACTCACATCAGCTTATTCTCAGCAGCAGTTCAAAGCAACTGCACTTAAACTGGGTAAAGCTGTTCCTGAAAATGACGAAGAGAACATGAGTATCCATAAGGTTCATGACATAGAAGACATTAATCCAG GGAAAAGTCCTTCTCATCTTCCGTCACCACGTGCGTCTTTGGAAAATGGAAGTCCTCCTCATCTTCCATCACCACGTGCATCTTTGGAAAATAGAAGTCCTCCTCATCTcccgtcatcacatacatctttgGATAAAAGTCCTCCTCGTCTTCCTTTATCACATACATCTTTGGAAATGAAAAGTCCTCCTCATCTTCCTTCATCACGTACGCCATTGGAAAGTAAAAGTCCTCATCTTCCTTCACCACATACGTCTATGGATATTAAAAGGCCTCTTCTTCCTTCACCGCATGATCAATCTTCAGAAATTAAAAGTCCTCCTCATCTTGCTTCATCATGTACGGATGTGGAAATTAAAAGTCCTCTTCTTCCTTCACCGCATGATCAATCTTCGGAAATTGAAAACCCTCCTCGTCTTTCTTCATCATGTACGTCTGTGGAAATTGAAGAACCAGATGGCAAGTAG